A region of the Stieleria neptunia genome:
TTTCGGGAATCGTCACATCGCTGGTCGAATGAATGACGGTGGGTGCGGAACGCGTCACGCGTTTCGTCGGAACCGAGTCGTTGAAAGTCCTGACAAATTCCGCAACACGTCGGCCAACCGTTCGTATTGTTCCAAGCTGTTGTAGACCTGGGCGGAAATTCGCAGACAGGGAAGCGTGCCGTTGAGCAGAAAGATTGGCACCTCGATGGCATGTTCGTGATAGAGCCGATGCTGCAACCCCTTCACCGCGTCACCGTTACCGACGCGATCGGCCGGCAAAGGAACCGATGCCAGAGAGCCGAGCATCTCCGCCGGCGCGGGAAGGCCACAATCGATTGCATCCAGCAACACTTGCCGCCCCGCCAGCACGAGCGCGTGATTGTCGCGCATCAACTGCGACAACCCGCCTTCTTTCAGGCCTCCTAGAAACTCGATTGCCGTCGGCACCGAAAGGATCGGCGTCGGGTCGTACGTTCCGACCCAATTGAACTCTGCTAGAAACGGGGTCTGTCCGAGCCCCGGCGAATTCGCACCGTGGCTGATCGTGGTCGGATGGACCTCAGGCTGTAATTCCCGCCGCACGTACAGAAATCCCGACGTCTTGGGGCCACACAACCACTTGTGATGATTGGCGGTGTAGTAATCCGGATCCAACTGTGAAAGATCGACGGGCACCATCCCGGGGGCATGTGCCCCGTCGACCATCACGCGAACGCCACGGCGATGTGCCAGTTCAATCAATTCTTTGACGGGCAGGACCAAGCCGGTCGGACTGGTGACGTGGTCGATCAACAACAACCGCGTCTTGGGCGAGAGCGTCGCATCGACCGCTTCGATGACCTGAGCGTCGGATTCAACCGGGAACGGCAATTCGGCGACCGAGACCCCGGTACCGCAACGCTCGGCCGCGTAACGGACGGCGTTGTTGCAAGCGTTGTAGCCGTGGTTGGTGATCACCACTTCGTCGCCGCTTGAAAACGGGAACGATCGCAGCACCGCATTGACGCCTTCGGTCGCGTTCCGCACGAACGCCAAATCAGCCGCGTCGGCCCCGACCAGACCACCGATGCAATCACGGACCCGATCCAGTTTGGGCAACAATGAACGTTCCGGCCCCAGAAACTCAATCGGGTCGCGTTCAAGAAGCTCGATCCAACGGCGTTGCGTTTCCAAGACCACGATCGGCGTCGCGCCAAATGAGCCGTGATTCAGGAAATCGACATCGGGGTTGAGACGCCAGTGTTTTCGAAATGCGTTTGACAAGTGATTCCTCGCATCACGCCAAAATCGGCTCGATCAGTTCTCCATGCACGTCGGTCAATCGAAAGCGTCTCCCCTGGTACTTGAAGGTCAATCGTTCGTGATCGATTCCCATCAAGTGCAAGATCGTGGCGTTGAAATCGTGGACGTGAACTCCGTTTTCGATCACGTTGTACCCGAATTCATCGGTCTGGCCATAGCTGATCCCCGGTTTGATGCCGCCACCGGCCATCCAGGTCGTGAAACAGCGTGGGTGGTGATCTCGTCCGTAGTTGTCGGCCGTCAACACGCCTTGTGAATACGACGTCCGCCCGAATTCCCCACCCCAGATCACCAGGGTGTCGTCAAGCAATCCGAGTTGCTTGAGGTCTTTGATCAGTGCCGCCGAGGGTTGGTCCGTTTCCTTCGCCTGCCCGCGAATCCCCTTGGGTAAATTCGAGTGCTGGTCCCAGCCCTGGTGATACAACTGAATGAACCGCACGTCCCGCTCGGCCAGTCGTCTGGCCAGTAGACAATTCGCGGCAAACGTTCCCGGCTTGCGCGCGTCCTCGCCATACAGCTGGAACGTCGATTCGGGCTCATCGGAAAAATCGGCGACGTCGGGCACACTCGCCTGCATGCGAAACGCCATCTCATACTGGGCGATCCGCGATTCAATTTCGGGATCCAACTCCTGTGCGAACTGGTGTTGATTCAGCTCGTTGATCGTATCCAACTGGGCCCGTCGACGGTTCCGGTCGACGCCCTGCGGATTGGACAGATACAAGACCGGATCACTTCCACCGCGGAACTGAACGCCTTGGTATTTAGAATCCAGAAATCCATTACCCCACAACCGCGCGTACAGGGGTTGGCCGCCTTGGCCGGCCGACACCAGCACGATGAACGCGGGCAGATCATCGTTGACGCTGCCTAGCCCATACGACAACCAAGCGCCCAGCGACGGACGTCCGGCGATCTGCGACCCCGTTTGAAACATCGTGATCGCGGGGTCATGGTTGATCGCCTCGGTGTGCATCGATTTGATAAAACACACGTCGTCGGCGATGTCACGATGGTGCGGCAACAGATCACTCAGCCAGGCGCCGGACTGTCCGGCTTGCGAAAATTTGAACTGAGACCCCGCCAGCGGCAGCGACGATTGATTGACCGACATCCCGGTCAATCGCTGCTGACCGCGCACCTCGGCTGGCAGCTCCTGGCCGTTCATTTGGTTCAACAGCGGCTTGTAATCGAACAGATCCTGCTGCGCCGGGCCTCCCGATTGGAACAAATAAATGATCCGCTTGGCCTTTGCCGGAAAGTGCATCCCGCCGGTCTCTGCCGACGCGTCCGACTCGTTGCCGAGCAAGCTGCGTAGCGCGACCGAACCGAGTCCGACACCGGCGCCACTGCTTTTAAGAAACAAGCGACGATTGGCCGCCATGGGATGACGGCGAGTGTTGATGTTCATCGATGGTCCGTTGGTGGTCAAAAAGGTGTCCGACACCTTTTTGGCAGACTGGGTAAAATTTTGCAAAAAAGGTGTCGGACACCTTTTTTTGAACGTTAGCGTTTCCAGACGGTTGCGTCCAAGTTCATGATGGCTTGGCAGACGATGGTCATCGCGGCGAGGTGTGGCACGGGGGCGTCCTGTGAACTCGGTGACTGCCCGATCGCAACAAGCTCCGCGGCGCGCTGTGGATGCTCGCCGAAATAGGTTTGTTCTTGTTCCAGCAGGGACACCAGATGCGTCACTTCGTTCTCGTCCGCTCGGCGACCGGTCAGCTTGGCAAACGCGAGTTGAATGCGTGCCATGTCATCGCTCTCACCCATCACGCTCTCCGCCAACGCGCGGGCGGCTTCGACGAACTGGACGTCGTTCATCAGCACCAAGGCTTGCAGCGGGGTGTTGGTCCGTGATCGCTCCATCGTGCAAACCTCCCGCGTCGTCGCGTCGAGCGCCAACATGTTCGGCAACGGAGCGGTGCGTTTCCAAACCGAATACAAGGATCGCCGATACAGCGCCGTACCGACCGACTGCTGGTAGGGCGGTGACATGCCATTGGATTCACGCCACAGATCCGCACCGGGCTGGTACGGCGAAACCGGCGGGCCGCCCTGCTGCTTGTCCATCAACCCCGATGCCGCCAACGCCAGATCACGAATTTGTTCGGCGGAGAGACGGTTCGATGGCCCCCGGGCGAGCAACACGTTGTCCGGATCTCGTTGCAGCTTTTCCGCGCTGACACGGGAATCCTGGCGATAGGTTGATGACAGCACAATCTGTCGGCACAGGCGTTTGACGTCCCAGCCATGATCGACGAAATCGCGTGCCATCCAATCGAGCAACTCAGGGTGCGTGGGCAATTCACCCTGCAACCCAAAATTTTCGGGCGTCGCGACCAACGGGCTGGCAAAGAAGCTTCCCCACAACCGGTTGACGGCGACACGCCCGGTCAGCGGATTTCGCGGGTCGGTGACCCAGCGGGCCAATCCCAACCGATCGCGCGGGGCGTCGTCTGGGAACGGCAACCCGAATTGCGAGAACGTGTCTCGGTCCACGCGCGTGTCTTCGTTTTTCGGTGCATCGTATTGGCCGCGGGCGAGCACATAGGCCGGCCGGGCGTGCTGCATCTCTTCCATGATCGGAATTTCATTCATCGCCTCCTCTGCCATCACCACCGCCTTTCTGGCCGCGGTCAACACCTGCATCGCCTCTCGACTGGGTGGATCGATTGCGGACGCAAAATAGTCCTTGGTCGGTCGGATCGGCGCGCCGGTTGCCAGATGTTTCAATTCGGGCGCCGTCAACGCACGATCATAGACGCGGACGTCATCGATCAGACCGCCGGCGAAACCACGGTCGCGAAAACGCTGGCCCACGACAAATTCTCCGCCGTGATCGACCACAACGTTGGCTTGTTTCTTGACACGATCACGCAAGATTTCCGTCTCCAGCAATTCGCCGTCGAGATACAGTCGCAAGCCGGCGGCGCGGGAGGAACCGTCGTAGGTCGCGGTGACTTGGTGCCACGAGTCGGCGGGAATCGGCGCGATCGTTCGAACCGCCATCGCATTGCCCGGCCACACGCGAGCCATGCGTGATTCGAGGTGTCCATTTTCGATCGTCAAATCCCAGCCGTTGTACCCGCAATCGGTCCCCCGGGTGTGATGCGCGATCACACTTCGATAGGGCGTTCGCTGGACATCACGCAACGTCACGACGACCGAGAATGCGGTCCAACGATCGAACGACGGCACACCATGCGTCGTCACCCCGCGTTCGCCATCGAGAGCGATCGCCCGCCGCGGGACGTCAATCCTTGCCGGGCCGGCATTCGATTGATCGCCCCCGGTGTTGTCGAGCGAATCAGCAGCTTGATCGGCGCCGACATCCTTGCCGTCCGAGGCAATCCTTGGGTCCAATCGCGGGATCGAGCAATCCACCACATCCTGCAACGGTGACATCGAAGTCCACGACCGATCCGATTGCGACGGGTGGTAGACGTCTTTGATCGTGTTATCAAAGTCGACGTCAAAACCGATCGCCAATCGCAGATCCGCAATCGTCGGCTGGTCGTCCGATTCGGGTTTCCATGATGCGAAACGCTGTTCAGATCGTTTCAACGTCGCGGCGTATTGTTGTTCGGCAATCCGCAACTGGTCGCGCGCCGCCTGCAACGTTGCCTCTTGCTCGGCGGTCGGCAACAACAACGAAGGACAGGGAACTTTTTCGGTGCGATCGTAGACACCGCTTTCGTCGATCGAATTGAAGAACGCCGACAACGAGTAGTAGTCGCGCATCGGGATCGGGTCGTATTTGTGATCGTGACAGCGACAACATTCCAGGGTCAGCCCCAAGACGGCGGTGCCGAAGGTGTGAACGCGATCGGCGACATTTTCGATTCGCCATTCTTCGAACACCGCGCCGCCTTCGTTGTTCAGCCGGTGGATCCGGTTGAACGCGGTGGCCAGCTTTTGTTGACGCGTCGCATCGGGCAACAGATCGCCGGCCAGTTGCCACGTCAAAAATTGGTCATAGGGCAAATTCTGATTGAGCGCTTCGACCACCCAATCGCGATATGGCCATTGCGTATTCAACTTGTCGCTTTGATAGCCATAGGAATCGGCGTAGCGGGCGGCGTCCAACCAAGAGACCGCCAGGTGCTCGCCGAAACCGGATGACTGCAACAGCCGATCGACGACGGCCTGGTAAACTTCGTCTTGATGGCCACGGTGATCGTCAGCGGCAAGCGCCTGATCAAAGGCTTGCATTTCTGCCGGGGTCGGCGGCAATCCCGTCAAGTCCAACGTGACGCGACGCAGCCAGCGCCGCGGTGCGGCGGGCGGGTTGGGCAGAAGCTCTTCCCGCTGCAAACGCGACAACACAAACCGGTCCAACGTCTCGCGGCACCACTCGACTTCATGCGGACTCGGCACCGCCTCCGTCTCGGGTAGTGGTGTGAACGCCCAATGGTCGGCGTACACCGCGCCTTCGTCAATCCAGCGTTTCAGCGTCCGCTTTTCCTTTTCGGTCAGACTGAGATTGGATGCAGGGGGCGGCATCTGAAGATCCGCGTCGTCGCTGTCAATCCGGTCGATGACCTCGCCGGATTCAATCAAATCGATCGCTTCCTCGCGGACGTCAAGCCGCAGCCCGGCTTCGCGATGTCCTTCGTCCGGCCCATGGCAAAAGTAACACTTGTCCGACAGGATCGGACGCACGTCACGGTTGAAGTCCAAATCTTCGGCCAGACAATGCCACGACGGAACGGTGCAGACGACCAAACCGCAGACGAGAACGACGAACGAGCGAACCATGTTGAATTGAACCATCCAGAGATGTGCAAATCGGGGGCGACGTGAAAACCATCGCGGGGCGAGTCTGGCCCCATTATCGCCGATATCGACACCGGCGTCTTGCACCGGAAAAACGCAGTTGTGTAAAATTGCGGCATGGCAAATACCAGCATGCAAGACCGGTTTTACCAGCGTCTCGATCCCCAGGGGCAGATTTTGGGGCTCTTTGATCTGCTGCCGAGTGTTTCGTTTTTTGTCAAGGATCGCCGCGGACGGTTCATTGCGCTCAACCGTCGTGGTTGCGACTACTGCGGCGTCGCCAACGAAGAAGACGCGATCGGACGCACCGACCACGACTTTTTCCCCAAGCGACGCGCCGACGAGTATCGCGCCGACGACCTGACGGTGTTGGAGACCGGGCGCGCGATCCGGAACCGCATCGAAAGTGCCCCGGAAGCAGAAGGTTCACCGCGACTGGTGATGACCAGCAAGATTCCATTGCGGGATCGCAACGGAAAGGTGATTGGGATCGCCGGATTCTCGCGCCAAGTCGACCAGCTTCGTTCACCCGGCGGGACAGTCGCGGCGTTTGCCGACGTGATCGCCCACCTGCACCGACACTATGACGATCACTTGACGACTCCCGAATTGGCGACGATGGCCGACCTGTCGGTCAGCCAGTTCGAGCGACGATTTCGAAAAGCGTTCGGCTGTTCCGTGCGACAGTACCTGGTTCGCGTCCGCGTCGAAAACGCTGCCAAACGATTGACCGAAACCCGGCAAACCATTTCGCAAATCGCCCTGGCGACCGGGTTCTATGACCATGCCCACTTCAGCCGCAGTTTCCGACGGTTGATGAAGCTTTCTCCGTCCGAGTACCGGCGGCAATATCAGTCAACTTCACGGTGGGGAAGAAAATAGGGGGGAAAGCTAGACCAGGAGGTTTGGTCGGGATGTGAAAACTATCCCGAGGGGGAGGGTCATTCAACCAGAACGCATTGGTCATTCGGTACAGAAAGCCCAAAAGCGTTCTTCTGGTGAAAGCTCACTCACCGCAGGGGTGACGCTCCATTGGGCCGACAGGGTGATCCGTAGGCTGGGTTGCATGCGTGGCGGTGTGGACTACGGCAAATCAACGTCAATGGACATTGGATTGAAACCGGTTGCCGACAGAAGAACGATGCAGGTGTGCGCTTTCGAAGCGGGCATCACGCGTGCTACGTTATTCCGTTGCCGCGCAGCACGTTTGGCTTCCTTGGTGCAAATGGATGAATCGCATCCGTCGAAACACGCGCTCGCGATCCACGA
Encoded here:
- a CDS encoding DUF1553 domain-containing protein; amino-acid sequence: MVQFNMVRSFVVLVCGLVVCTVPSWHCLAEDLDFNRDVRPILSDKCYFCHGPDEGHREAGLRLDVREEAIDLIESGEVIDRIDSDDADLQMPPPASNLSLTEKEKRTLKRWIDEGAVYADHWAFTPLPETEAVPSPHEVEWCRETLDRFVLSRLQREELLPNPPAAPRRWLRRVTLDLTGLPPTPAEMQAFDQALAADDHRGHQDEVYQAVVDRLLQSSGFGEHLAVSWLDAARYADSYGYQSDKLNTQWPYRDWVVEALNQNLPYDQFLTWQLAGDLLPDATRQQKLATAFNRIHRLNNEGGAVFEEWRIENVADRVHTFGTAVLGLTLECCRCHDHKYDPIPMRDYYSLSAFFNSIDESGVYDRTEKVPCPSLLLPTAEQEATLQAARDQLRIAEQQYAATLKRSEQRFASWKPESDDQPTIADLRLAIGFDVDFDNTIKDVYHPSQSDRSWTSMSPLQDVVDCSIPRLDPRIASDGKDVGADQAADSLDNTGGDQSNAGPARIDVPRRAIALDGERGVTTHGVPSFDRWTAFSVVVTLRDVQRTPYRSVIAHHTRGTDCGYNGWDLTIENGHLESRMARVWPGNAMAVRTIAPIPADSWHQVTATYDGSSRAAGLRLYLDGELLETEILRDRVKKQANVVVDHGGEFVVGQRFRDRGFAGGLIDDVRVYDRALTAPELKHLATGAPIRPTKDYFASAIDPPSREAMQVLTAARKAVVMAEEAMNEIPIMEEMQHARPAYVLARGQYDAPKNEDTRVDRDTFSQFGLPFPDDAPRDRLGLARWVTDPRNPLTGRVAVNRLWGSFFASPLVATPENFGLQGELPTHPELLDWMARDFVDHGWDVKRLCRQIVLSSTYRQDSRVSAEKLQRDPDNVLLARGPSNRLSAEQIRDLALAASGLMDKQQGGPPVSPYQPGADLWRESNGMSPPYQQSVGTALYRRSLYSVWKRTAPLPNMLALDATTREVCTMERSRTNTPLQALVLMNDVQFVEAARALAESVMGESDDMARIQLAFAKLTGRRADENEVTHLVSLLEQEQTYFGEHPQRAAELVAIGQSPSSQDAPVPHLAAMTIVCQAIMNLDATVWKR
- a CDS encoding aminotransferase class V-fold PLP-dependent enzyme, whose product is MSNAFRKHWRLNPDVDFLNHGSFGATPIVVLETQRRWIELLERDPIEFLGPERSLLPKLDRVRDCIGGLVGADAADLAFVRNATEGVNAVLRSFPFSSGDEVVITNHGYNACNNAVRYAAERCGTGVSVAELPFPVESDAQVIEAVDATLSPKTRLLLIDHVTSPTGLVLPVKELIELAHRRGVRVMVDGAHAPGMVPVDLSQLDPDYYTANHHKWLCGPKTSGFLYVRRELQPEVHPTTISHGANSPGLGQTPFLAEFNWVGTYDPTPILSVPTAIEFLGGLKEGGLSQLMRDNHALVLAGRQVLLDAIDCGLPAPAEMLGSLASVPLPADRVGNGDAVKGLQHRLYHEHAIEVPIFLLNGTLPCLRISAQVYNSLEQYERLADVLRNLSGLSTTRFRRNA
- a CDS encoding DUF1501 domain-containing protein, with protein sequence MNINTRRHPMAANRRLFLKSSGAGVGLGSVALRSLLGNESDASAETGGMHFPAKAKRIIYLFQSGGPAQQDLFDYKPLLNQMNGQELPAEVRGQQRLTGMSVNQSSLPLAGSQFKFSQAGQSGAWLSDLLPHHRDIADDVCFIKSMHTEAINHDPAITMFQTGSQIAGRPSLGAWLSYGLGSVNDDLPAFIVLVSAGQGGQPLYARLWGNGFLDSKYQGVQFRGGSDPVLYLSNPQGVDRNRRRAQLDTINELNQHQFAQELDPEIESRIAQYEMAFRMQASVPDVADFSDEPESTFQLYGEDARKPGTFAANCLLARRLAERDVRFIQLYHQGWDQHSNLPKGIRGQAKETDQPSAALIKDLKQLGLLDDTLVIWGGEFGRTSYSQGVLTADNYGRDHHPRCFTTWMAGGGIKPGISYGQTDEFGYNVIENGVHVHDFNATILHLMGIDHERLTFKYQGRRFRLTDVHGELIEPILA
- a CDS encoding AraC family transcriptional regulator encodes the protein MANTSMQDRFYQRLDPQGQILGLFDLLPSVSFFVKDRRGRFIALNRRGCDYCGVANEEDAIGRTDHDFFPKRRADEYRADDLTVLETGRAIRNRIESAPEAEGSPRLVMTSKIPLRDRNGKVIGIAGFSRQVDQLRSPGGTVAAFADVIAHLHRHYDDHLTTPELATMADLSVSQFERRFRKAFGCSVRQYLVRVRVENAAKRLTETRQTISQIALATGFYDHAHFSRSFRRLMKLSPSEYRRQYQSTSRWGRK